From a region of the Pseudomonadaceae bacterium SI-3 genome:
- a CDS encoding D-alanyl-D-alanine endopeptidase, translated as MKLRHSILGLLLACSSVMLTPVSTAAAKAPAQQELASGSALVIDLKTNEVLYSSNPDVVVPIASVTKLMTAMVALDAKLPLDQRLSVTIRDAREMQGVYSRVRIGSEISRREMLLLTLMSSENRAAASLAHHYPGGYSAFIQAMNAKAKALGMTRTHYVEPTGLSERNVSSANDLVKLLKASQAYPLIEQFSTTSEKTVAFHKPNYTLGFRNTNALVRKPDWSIQLTKTGFTNAAGHCLVMRTVMNKRPVAFVVLDAFGKYTHMADANRLKKWMETGKVTPVAPAALAYKQQKMAQRQLAGQPGDAATVIGTR; from the coding sequence TTGAAGCTTCGTCATTCCATTCTCGGCTTGCTGCTCGCCTGCAGCAGCGTCATGTTGACCCCCGTTTCCACCGCTGCTGCGAAGGCCCCTGCGCAACAGGAGCTCGCCTCCGGGAGCGCGCTGGTGATCGATCTGAAAACCAATGAAGTGCTCTATTCCAGCAATCCAGACGTGGTGGTGCCGATCGCATCGGTGACCAAGCTGATGACCGCGATGGTGGCGCTCGACGCAAAGCTGCCGCTCGATCAGCGCCTGTCCGTCACCATCCGTGACGCGCGCGAAATGCAGGGTGTGTACTCGCGTGTACGCATCGGCAGCGAGATCAGCCGTCGCGAAATGCTGCTGTTGACCCTGATGTCGTCCGAGAACCGCGCCGCCGCGAGCCTGGCACACCACTATCCGGGCGGTTACAGCGCCTTCATCCAGGCGATGAACGCCAAAGCCAAGGCGCTGGGAATGACCCGTACGCACTATGTCGAGCCCACCGGCCTGTCCGAGCGGAACGTCTCCAGCGCCAATGACCTAGTCAAACTGCTCAAGGCCAGCCAGGCCTATCCATTGATCGAGCAGTTCAGCACCACCAGCGAAAAGACCGTGGCCTTCCACAAGCCCAACTACACCCTGGGTTTCCGCAATACCAATGCCCTGGTGCGCAAGCCGGACTGGAGCATCCAGCTGACCAAGACCGGCTTTACCAATGCGGCCGGCCATTGCCTGGTGATGCGCACCGTGATGAACAAGCGCCCCGTAGCCTTCGTGGTGCTTGATGCCTTTGGCAAGTACACCCACATGGCCGATGCCAACCGCCTGAAGAAGTGGATGGAAACCGGCAAGGTGACGCCGGTCGCGCCGGCTGCTCTGGCCTATAAGCAGCAGAAGATGGCCCAACGTCAGCTTGCGGGCCAACCGGGCGATGCGGCGACGGTGATTGGCACGCGCTGA
- the treS gene encoding maltose alpha-D-glucosyltransferase translates to MSTPDNTYIEWLESQSMLKAARDRARLYAGQARLWQRPYAQARPRDASAISSVWFTAYPAAIITPEGGSVLQALGDDRLWSALSELGVQGIHNGPMKRSGGLRGREYTPTIDGNFDRISFDIDPNLGTEAEMQQLSRMAAAHNAIVIDDVVPAHTGKGADFRLAEMAYGDYPGLYHMVEINEEDWPLLPDVPKGRDAINLSPPVVDQLKEKHYIVGQLQRVIFFEPGIKDTDWSVTGIVTGVDGKRRRWVYLHYFKEGQPSLNWLDPTFAAQQLIIGDALHAIDVSGARVLRLDANGFLGVERRAEGTAWSEGHPLSVTGNQLIAGAIRKAGGFSFQELNLTIDDIASMSHGGADLSYDFITRPAYHHALVTGDTEFLRLMLREVHAFGIDPASLIHAMQNHDELTLELVHFWTLHAYDHYHYHGQTLPGGVLREHIREEMYERLTGEHAPYNLKFVTNGVSCTTVSVITAALGIRDLNTISAADIEQIQRLHILLVMFNAMQPGVFALSGWDLVGALPLEAEQVEHLMTEGDTRWLHRGGYDLADIAPEVDTSSEGLPKARSLYGSLVEQLKNTGSFACQLKRILSVRRAYDIAASKQILIPDVQAPGLLVMVHELPAGKGVQITALNFSAETISETVTLPGVAPGPVVDIIHESIEGDLTENGEMTFNLDPYEGLALRVVSAASPVL, encoded by the coding sequence ATGAGCACGCCAGACAATACCTACATCGAGTGGCTGGAAAGCCAGTCCATGCTAAAAGCTGCCCGTGATCGGGCCCGACTCTATGCCGGCCAGGCGCGGCTCTGGCAGCGCCCTTACGCCCAGGCGCGACCGCGTGATGCCAGTGCGATTTCCTCGGTGTGGTTCACCGCCTACCCAGCGGCGATCATCACGCCCGAAGGCGGCTCGGTGTTGCAGGCGCTGGGGGACGATCGCCTCTGGAGCGCACTATCGGAACTTGGCGTGCAGGGCATCCATAACGGGCCGATGAAACGCTCCGGTGGCCTGCGTGGGCGTGAGTACACCCCCACCATTGATGGCAACTTCGACCGCATCAGCTTCGATATCGACCCCAACCTCGGCACTGAGGCGGAGATGCAGCAGCTCAGCCGTATGGCGGCCGCGCACAACGCCATCGTCATCGATGACGTCGTCCCGGCGCACACCGGCAAGGGCGCGGATTTCCGTCTTGCCGAGATGGCTTACGGTGATTACCCCGGTCTCTATCACATGGTCGAGATCAATGAAGAAGACTGGCCCCTGCTGCCGGACGTGCCCAAGGGCCGAGATGCGATCAACCTGTCGCCCCCGGTGGTCGACCAGTTGAAGGAAAAGCACTACATCGTCGGCCAGCTGCAACGGGTGATCTTCTTCGAGCCGGGCATCAAGGACACCGACTGGAGCGTGACCGGCATCGTGACCGGCGTCGATGGCAAGCGTCGGCGCTGGGTGTACCTGCACTACTTCAAGGAAGGCCAGCCGTCGCTGAACTGGCTTGACCCCACCTTCGCCGCCCAGCAACTGATCATTGGCGATGCGCTGCATGCCATCGACGTCTCGGGCGCGCGGGTCTTGCGCCTGGATGCCAACGGCTTCCTGGGTGTCGAGCGTCGCGCTGAAGGCACCGCCTGGTCCGAAGGCCATCCGCTGTCAGTGACCGGCAACCAGCTGATTGCTGGCGCAATCCGCAAAGCCGGTGGTTTCAGCTTCCAGGAACTGAACCTGACCATCGACGACATCGCCTCGATGTCCCACGGCGGCGCCGACCTCTCCTACGACTTCATCACTCGTCCCGCTTATCACCATGCCCTCGTGACTGGGGATACCGAATTCCTGCGGTTGATGCTGCGTGAAGTCCACGCGTTCGGCATCGATCCGGCTTCGCTGATCCACGCGATGCAGAACCACGACGAGCTGACCCTGGAACTGGTGCATTTCTGGACACTGCACGCCTACGACCATTACCACTACCACGGGCAGACGCTGCCCGGCGGCGTCCTGCGCGAGCACATCCGTGAGGAAATGTACGAACGCCTGACCGGCGAGCATGCGCCCTACAACCTCAAGTTCGTCACCAACGGCGTGTCCTGCACCACCGTCAGCGTCATCACGGCGGCGCTGGGCATCCGTGACCTCAACACCATCAGCGCGGCCGATATCGAACAGATCCAACGCCTGCATATCCTGCTGGTGATGTTCAATGCCATGCAGCCTGGCGTGTTCGCCCTTTCCGGCTGGGATCTGGTCGGCGCGTTGCCGCTGGAAGCCGAGCAGGTGGAACACCTGATGACCGAAGGCGACACCCGCTGGCTGCATCGCGGCGGTTATGACCTGGCCGATATCGCACCCGAGGTGGACACCTCCAGCGAGGGCTTGCCCAAGGCGCGTTCGCTCTACGGCAGCCTGGTCGAGCAGCTGAAGAACACCGGCTCCTTCGCCTGCCAGCTCAAGCGCATCCTCAGCGTACGCCGCGCCTACGACATCGCCGCCAGCAAGCAGATCCTGATTCCAGACGTGCAGGCGCCAGGGTTACTGGTAATGGTCCACGAACTGCCCGCCGGTAAAGGCGTGCAGATCACGGCGCTCAACTTCAGCGCCGAGACCATCAGCGAGACGGTCACCCTCCCCGGCGTAGCGCCTGGGCCGGTGGTGGACATCATCCACGAAAGCATCGAAGGCGACCTCACCGAAAACGGTGAGATGACCTTCAACCTCGACCCTTACGAAGGCCTTGCCCTGCGAGTGGTCAGCGCCGCATCACCGGTACTCTGA
- a CDS encoding sensor domain-containing phosphodiesterase, whose amino-acid sequence MAGAPTPINEAQRQLQVTQLCRLDTAPDEVFEHIVAMVAEYFQAPIALISIVDEQRQWFTARIGLLTQETPRHDSFCAYAILANEPLQVLDATQDVRFQNNSLVTGEPGIRFYAGMPLITPEGLGLGSLCIIDTKPRRALTPQELSMLGHFAKLTMARILTLRNTNFIDASTGLYNRSRLEDDVARAAATSDQSNVLVVADVIGPMLLNDIIKVLGHSFAQTLMLRMQQTLQAQLPDRCGLYCISPSRFAFLIPDGPQDELIQLYDRIIAAFDAPVQCNSIPIKTQIGLGVLPLHSGVLEQDWLRLAITSADDARDRGIGWSPYESRLDAVQQRAFTLLSGLAEALHSDGQLRLVYQPRISLVDGHCTSVEALLRWDHPTLGAIGPAEFIPLAEKTALIRELSLWVAEKAVMQAATWQRQGARFKVAINVSASDLDSPAFVDRIIELLSDQRVDPRSLEVEFTESALMRNPGEVSRQLLRLRSLGVEVAIDDFGTGYSNWTYLRDLPASTVKLDQSFIRNLGDDEKDCRLVRTIIDLAKRLELRVVAEGIETQAVYDLVAQWGCEEGQGYYIARPMAPELLLGWADENTQATQGSAG is encoded by the coding sequence ATGGCTGGTGCTCCCACCCCGATAAATGAAGCGCAGCGACAGCTGCAAGTGACGCAGCTGTGCCGGCTGGACACGGCGCCCGACGAGGTGTTCGAGCACATCGTGGCGATGGTGGCGGAGTATTTTCAGGCGCCGATTGCGTTGATCTCGATCGTCGACGAACAGCGCCAGTGGTTCACAGCCCGGATCGGGCTGCTGACTCAGGAGACGCCGCGACACGATTCCTTCTGCGCCTATGCAATCCTCGCTAACGAGCCGCTCCAGGTGCTCGATGCCACCCAGGATGTGCGCTTCCAGAACAACTCGCTGGTCACGGGCGAGCCGGGCATTCGTTTTTATGCGGGCATGCCACTGATTACGCCGGAAGGGCTGGGCCTGGGCAGCCTGTGCATCATCGACACCAAACCGCGACGGGCACTGACCCCGCAGGAACTGTCGATGCTTGGCCATTTCGCCAAACTGACGATGGCGCGCATCCTGACACTGCGCAACACCAACTTCATCGATGCATCCACGGGTTTGTACAACCGCTCGCGGCTCGAAGATGACGTGGCGCGGGCAGCTGCCACGTCTGATCAGAGCAATGTGTTGGTCGTGGCCGATGTGATCGGGCCGATGCTGTTGAACGACATCATCAAGGTGCTCGGTCACAGCTTTGCCCAAACGCTGATGCTGCGCATGCAACAGACCCTGCAAGCGCAGCTTCCAGATCGGTGCGGGCTGTATTGCATCAGCCCGAGTCGTTTTGCTTTTCTGATCCCCGACGGGCCGCAGGATGAGCTGATCCAGCTCTATGACCGGATCATCGCGGCGTTCGACGCCCCGGTGCAGTGCAATTCGATTCCGATCAAGACCCAGATCGGTCTCGGCGTGCTGCCGCTGCACAGTGGCGTGCTGGAGCAGGACTGGCTGCGCCTGGCGATCACGTCGGCGGACGACGCGCGTGATCGTGGCATCGGCTGGTCGCCTTACGAATCCCGACTCGATGCGGTGCAGCAGCGTGCTTTCACCTTGCTCAGCGGTCTCGCCGAGGCGTTACACAGCGACGGACAGCTGCGGCTGGTCTATCAGCCGCGTATCAGCCTGGTGGATGGGCACTGCACTTCGGTCGAGGCGCTGCTGCGCTGGGATCATCCGACGCTCGGCGCCATCGGCCCGGCTGAATTCATTCCGCTGGCCGAGAAGACCGCACTGATCCGCGAGCTGAGCCTGTGGGTCGCCGAGAAGGCCGTCATGCAGGCGGCAACCTGGCAGCGCCAAGGGGCGAGGTTCAAGGTCGCCATCAACGTGTCGGCGTCGGATCTGGACAGCCCGGCCTTCGTCGATCGCATCATTGAGTTGCTGAGCGATCAGCGTGTCGACCCGAGAAGTCTGGAGGTGGAATTTACCGAAAGCGCCCTGATGCGTAACCCGGGAGAAGTCAGTCGCCAGCTGCTGCGCCTGCGCTCACTGGGCGTGGAGGTGGCCATCGATGACTTCGGCACCGGCTACAGCAACTGGACCTATCTGCGCGACCTGCCCGCGTCGACGGTCAAGCTCGATCAATCCTTCATCCGCAACTTGGGCGACGACGAGAAAGACTGTCGGCTGGTGCGAACCATCATCGATTTGGCCAAGCGCCTCGAACTGCGCGTCGTGGCCGAAGGGATCGAAACCCAGGCGGTCTACGATCTGGTGGCCCAGTGGGGCTGTGAAGAGGGACAGGGGTATTACATTGCCCGCCCCATGGCGCCTGAGCTGCTGCTGGGTTGGGCTGACGAAAACACCCAGGCGACTCAAGGCAGCGCCGGTTGA
- a CDS encoding hybrid sensor histidine kinase/response regulator: protein MPDAMNEVPGFLSGGGEMGALMRNHDWAATPFGPVECWPQSLRSMVGACLNSPLLGTVLWGPELRMLYNDAYVASMADRHPAAIGRPVAEVWGDVWDLVAPPFEHAMRTGEGFAQDRVELPMVRNGQPEITYWNISATPIFGEDGRVVGLLNQGIEITGQVVAEQQRLVAKQQLRDMNEQLAQEVAIRTEERNLMWDTSPDLMVVINFKGIFQRVNPAWTTLLGYQPEELIGHHINEFITEEDHLRTVDAYLTTAGGKQVRIVNRYRHKNGAHHWISWVAAPAGDKTYATGRDITEEIERQAQLESTHEQLRQAQKMEAVGQLTGGLAHDFNNLLAGISVSLEMIEARIRQDRTGEVSKYLLVAQGATKRAAALTHRLLAFSRRQTLAPKAINAGRLVSGMLDMVQRTVGPNIVVESYCTADLWTARVDPSQLENALLNLCLNARDAMPEGGRITVETGNRVFDAESARQQDIPEGEYLAIRVTDSGTGMSPEVLTKAFDPFFTTKPMGEGTGLGLSMIHGFTQQSGGQVRIHSQLGIGTTVSLYLPRYTGTAERDNGPLGLAPVLPAQRGETVLVVDDEPTVRLLITDLLADLGYRAIVVADGVAALEVLQSGEHLDLLLTDVGLPGGMNGLQLANAGRLARPDLRVLFITGYAENALFHNGLLEPGMSVLSKPFSVNSLAERMRELIGQPPALHG, encoded by the coding sequence ATGCCCGATGCGATGAATGAGGTGCCTGGTTTTCTCTCCGGTGGCGGAGAGATGGGTGCGTTGATGCGAAACCATGATTGGGCGGCCACGCCGTTCGGCCCTGTCGAGTGTTGGCCGCAATCCTTGCGCTCCATGGTCGGCGCCTGTCTGAATTCCCCGCTGTTGGGAACGGTGCTCTGGGGGCCAGAGCTGCGAATGCTCTATAACGATGCTTACGTCGCCTCAATGGCCGATCGTCATCCGGCCGCGATAGGGCGGCCGGTAGCCGAGGTATGGGGTGACGTCTGGGACCTGGTGGCGCCCCCGTTTGAACATGCGATGCGCACGGGGGAAGGCTTCGCGCAGGACCGGGTCGAGTTGCCAATGGTGCGCAACGGCCAACCAGAAATCACCTATTGGAACATCAGCGCGACACCGATTTTCGGTGAAGACGGCAGAGTCGTCGGCCTGCTGAACCAGGGCATCGAGATCACCGGTCAGGTGGTTGCCGAACAGCAGCGCCTGGTCGCCAAGCAGCAGTTGCGTGACATGAATGAGCAGTTGGCTCAAGAGGTTGCCATCCGCACGGAAGAACGCAACCTGATGTGGGACACCTCGCCCGACTTGATGGTGGTGATCAACTTCAAAGGGATATTCCAGCGTGTGAACCCAGCATGGACGACCCTGCTCGGTTACCAGCCCGAAGAACTGATCGGCCATCACATCAATGAATTCATTACCGAAGAAGACCATCTGCGTACCGTTGACGCCTACCTGACTACAGCCGGTGGCAAGCAGGTGCGGATCGTCAATCGCTACCGACACAAGAACGGGGCGCACCACTGGATTTCGTGGGTCGCCGCACCCGCCGGTGACAAAACGTACGCCACCGGCCGTGACATCACCGAAGAAATAGAGCGTCAGGCACAACTCGAGTCGACCCACGAGCAGCTGCGCCAGGCACAGAAGATGGAAGCAGTCGGCCAGCTCACCGGCGGCCTGGCACACGACTTCAACAACCTGCTCGCCGGCATCTCGGTCAGCCTGGAAATGATTGAGGCCCGCATTCGGCAGGACCGCACCGGCGAGGTCTCGAAATATCTGCTGGTAGCGCAGGGTGCGACCAAGCGGGCCGCGGCGCTGACCCATCGCCTGCTGGCCTTTTCCCGCCGTCAGACGCTGGCCCCAAAAGCCATCAATGCCGGGCGGCTGGTCAGCGGCATGCTCGACATGGTCCAGCGCACCGTGGGGCCGAACATCGTCGTGGAGAGTTACTGCACCGCTGATTTGTGGACGGCTCGGGTCGACCCGTCACAGCTGGAAAATGCCCTGCTCAACCTGTGCCTCAATGCCCGCGACGCAATGCCTGAGGGCGGTCGCATCACGGTCGAAACCGGCAACCGCGTGTTCGATGCCGAGAGTGCCCGGCAGCAGGACATTCCCGAGGGCGAATACCTGGCCATCCGCGTCACCGACAGCGGCACCGGCATGTCGCCCGAGGTGCTGACCAAGGCCTTCGACCCCTTCTTCACCACCAAGCCGATGGGGGAAGGAACAGGCCTCGGCCTGTCGATGATCCATGGATTTACGCAGCAGTCCGGTGGTCAGGTGCGTATCCATTCCCAGCTTGGTATCGGCACCACCGTCAGCCTCTACTTGCCGCGGTACACCGGCACGGCGGAGCGCGATAACGGCCCGCTCGGTCTGGCACCCGTGCTGCCCGCCCAGCGAGGCGAGACGGTGCTGGTCGTCGATGACGAACCGACCGTGCGGCTGCTGATCACCGATCTATTGGCGGATCTCGGCTATCGCGCCATCGTCGTCGCCGACGGGGTTGCGGCACTCGAAGTGCTGCAATCCGGCGAGCACCTCGATCTGCTGCTGACCGATGTCGGCCTGCCCGGCGGCATGAACGGTCTGCAGCTCGCCAATGCCGGTCGGCTCGCTCGTCCCGATCTGCGCGTGCTGTTCATCACCGGTTATGCCGAGAACGCATTGTTCCACAACGGCCTGCTGGAGCCCGGAATGTCGGTGCTCAGCAAACCGTTTTCGGTTAACAGCCTGGCCGAGCGGATGCGCGAGCTGATCGGACAGCCGCCTGCGCTTCACGGCTGA
- a CDS encoding DUF2934 domain-containing protein translates to MADEQRIRERAHEIWEAKGRPEGQQDEHWAEARDEMEPFYKEGDATAGSIESSVAIPMPKPEGER, encoded by the coding sequence ATGGCTGACGAACAACGTATCCGCGAACGCGCCCACGAAATCTGGGAAGCCAAGGGCCGTCCCGAAGGCCAGCAAGACGAGCACTGGGCAGAAGCCCGCGACGAGATGGAACCTTTCTACAAGGAAGGCGATGCCACCGCTGGCAGCATCGAAAGCAGTGTCGCGATACCCATGCCCAAGCCGGAAGGCGAACGCTGA